One Nitrospina watsonii DNA segment encodes these proteins:
- a CDS encoding KamA family radical SAM protein, giving the protein MFQKSKYTGGDRKPKYLTKLEQLPQLSQDEIHKLEPVNEQFIFRSNEYYQSLIDWDDPEDPIRRIVVPDVSELNEWGRLDASDEESYTVARGLEHKYDSTALLLVNEVCAAYCRFCFRKRLFMDDNDEVTKDISEGLAYIREHPEINNVLLTGGDPLIMSTSKLEPIIRQVREIDHVKIIRIGTKIPAFNPMRIYNDDSLRAMFEKYSTPEKRIYVMAHFNHPRELTEEAVRGLDFLLKSGAIVINQTPMIAGVNDDPEVLSDMMNKLSFMGVPPYYVFHCRPTLGNRPYTLPIEKAYEIFELARMRGSGLAKRARFVMSHATGKIEIIGLSAANIYFKYQRAAENKNSSRFMVYKRNPEAFWFDDYTDLVDDYTLEDERVQNREPVFDFEYA; this is encoded by the coding sequence ATGTTTCAGAAATCCAAATATACGGGTGGCGACAGGAAGCCCAAATACCTGACCAAGCTCGAGCAATTGCCGCAGTTGAGTCAGGATGAAATCCATAAACTGGAGCCGGTCAACGAGCAGTTCATCTTTCGTTCCAACGAATACTACCAGTCACTGATCGACTGGGACGACCCGGAGGACCCGATCCGCAGGATCGTGGTTCCGGACGTCAGTGAACTGAACGAATGGGGACGCCTGGATGCCTCCGATGAAGAGTCCTACACGGTGGCCCGGGGCCTTGAGCACAAATACGATTCGACCGCCCTGCTGCTGGTCAATGAAGTCTGTGCCGCGTATTGCCGGTTCTGTTTCCGCAAGCGTCTGTTCATGGACGACAACGACGAGGTGACCAAGGACATCTCCGAGGGGCTGGCCTACATCCGCGAGCATCCGGAGATCAACAATGTGTTGCTGACCGGCGGCGATCCGTTGATCATGTCCACGTCCAAACTGGAGCCGATCATCCGGCAGGTGCGCGAAATCGATCACGTGAAGATCATCCGTATCGGCACCAAGATTCCGGCGTTCAATCCCATGCGGATTTACAACGACGATTCCCTGCGGGCGATGTTTGAAAAATACAGCACGCCGGAAAAACGCATTTATGTGATGGCGCATTTCAATCATCCCAGGGAATTGACCGAAGAAGCGGTGCGCGGCCTCGACTTTCTGCTGAAATCGGGGGCCATCGTCATCAACCAGACGCCGATGATCGCCGGGGTCAACGACGACCCGGAAGTGCTGAGCGACATGATGAACAAGTTGTCGTTCATGGGGGTGCCGCCGTATTACGTGTTTCACTGCCGTCCGACGCTGGGCAACCGGCCGTACACGTTGCCGATTGAGAAGGCCTACGAGATTTTCGAACTGGCCCGCATGCGCGGCTCGGGGCTGGCCAAGCGCGCCCGCTTTGTGATGTCGCACGCGACGGGAAAGATCGAGATCATCGGCCTGTCGGCGGCGAACATTTATTTCAAGTACCAGCGTGCCGCCGAGAACAAAAACAGTTCGCGCTTCATGGTGTACAAGCGCAACCCGGAGGCGTTCTGGTTCGACGATTACACCGATCTGGTGGACGACTACACGCTGGAGGACGAACGGGTTCAAAACCGGGAACCGGTGTTCGATTTCGAATACGCGTAG
- the kbl gene encoding glycine C-acetyltransferase, with protein sequence MDSKHLEFIQNELKDIREAGLYKEERILLSPQQAHIRTREGEVLNFCANNYLGLANHADLIAAARQALDRGGYGMASVRFICGTHEIHKELESRVSGFFGTEDTILYSSCFDANTGLFETLLTEKDALLSDRLNHASIIDGTRLCKAMRFRYDHSDMNHLEMRLKKASEKYRFKLIATDGVFSMDGDVARLKDICDLADRYGATVMVDDSHATGFFGPTGRGSIEYGEVMGRVGIITSTFGKALGGASGGFTTARREVVDLLRQRSRPYLFSNSLSPVIAAVTSKVIDFIDTNQNLVKKLAANTAYFRERIAEVGFSIKPGDHPIIPIMLGDAKLAHAMADALLDEGIYVIGFSYPVVPKGEARIRLQISAAHETTDLDRAVEAFRKVGTAFQVLSPI encoded by the coding sequence ATGGACAGCAAGCATCTGGAATTCATTCAGAACGAACTGAAGGACATCCGCGAGGCGGGCTTATATAAGGAGGAACGCATCCTGCTTTCACCGCAGCAGGCGCACATCCGCACCCGCGAAGGCGAGGTGCTCAATTTTTGTGCGAACAACTACCTCGGGCTCGCCAACCACGCGGATCTGATCGCCGCGGCCCGGCAGGCGCTCGACCGCGGCGGCTACGGCATGGCCTCGGTGCGTTTCATCTGCGGCACGCATGAAATCCATAAGGAATTGGAAAGCCGGGTCTCCGGGTTTTTCGGTACGGAGGACACCATCCTTTACTCGTCCTGCTTCGACGCGAATACCGGCCTGTTCGAGACCCTGCTCACGGAAAAGGATGCGCTGCTCAGCGACCGCCTGAACCACGCCAGCATCATCGACGGCACCCGCCTGTGCAAAGCCATGCGTTTTCGTTATGACCACAGCGACATGAACCATCTGGAGATGCGGCTGAAAAAGGCTTCGGAAAAATACCGGTTCAAGCTCATCGCCACCGACGGCGTGTTCAGCATGGACGGCGACGTGGCGCGGTTGAAGGACATCTGCGATCTGGCCGACCGCTACGGCGCGACGGTGATGGTGGACGACTCGCACGCCACCGGCTTTTTCGGTCCGACCGGACGCGGAAGCATTGAATACGGCGAGGTTATGGGCCGGGTTGGCATCATCACCTCGACCTTCGGCAAGGCGCTGGGCGGGGCGTCGGGGGGATTCACCACGGCCCGGCGGGAGGTGGTGGACCTGTTGCGGCAACGCTCCCGGCCGTACCTGTTCTCCAATTCGCTGTCGCCGGTGATCGCCGCCGTGACCTCGAAAGTGATTGATTTCATCGATACTAACCAGAATCTGGTTAAAAAGCTGGCGGCCAATACGGCCTATTTCCGGGAGCGCATCGCCGAGGTCGGGTTTTCCATCAAGCCCGGCGACCATCCCATCATTCCCATCATGCTGGGCGACGCGAAGCTGGCGCACGCCATGGCCGATGCTCTATTGGACGAGGGCATCTACGTCATCGGCTTCAGCTACCCTGTGGTGCCGAAGGGGGAAGCGCGTATACGCCTGCAAATTTCAGCGGCCCACGAGACGACGGACCTCGACCGGGCCGTCGAAGCCTTCCGTAAAGTGGGGACCGCCTTCCAGGTGCTCTCCCCAATCTGA